One genomic region from Anticarsia gemmatalis isolate Benzon Research Colony breed Stoneville strain chromosome 7, ilAntGemm2 primary, whole genome shotgun sequence encodes:
- the LOC142974163 gene encoding uncharacterized protein LOC142974163 produces the protein MSSIGVVVFRNSPLGKAQVLQETVNNSVNITNNEGNQGPREIIIVRKKQKIQSCPTTVSVTSLLRGAEPVTTNILAKKPRLRENSTEEAVRSPTPLAVARRNARERNRVRQVNDGFAALRRHIPEEVAAAFENANSNRGPNKKLSKVETLRMAVEYIRNLENLLNIGHADKENSSRPSMESFPSPASSSPRENSQERSYYSLNSPAIDDEDMDEDELDGSIHLPRQQYVDLPAESFNLVATPHLYEEEENGGQPLTPSSDLLGQDEVNSHLLEGHFTFPNSAEQFTVIPEQNYLSENDVPVSESDFEVKYSETINQQLHGFNEESNLETIDPGLILMNNEYKFKEEETSFADYNDEIDLKKELPDIHVTPEDREQFEETLKWWQEKTRQARPLAKQQ, from the coding sequence ATGAGTTCCATCGGTGTCGTCGTCTTCCGCAACTCGCCGCTCGGGAAAGCGCAGGTGCTACAAGAAACTGTGAATAATTCTGTGAACATAACAAACAATGAAGGCAATCAAGGTCCGCGTGAAATTATCATCGTGAGGAAGAAACAGAAGATCCAGTCGTGTCCGACGACAGTGTCAGTGACGTCATTACTTCGTGGTGCTGAGCCGGTCACAACAAATATATTGGCAAAGAAACCTCGGCTTCGTGAAAATAGTACGGAAGAAGCAGTACGTTCGCCGACTCCTCTCGCCGTCGCTCGGAGAAATGCGCGGGAACGTAACAGAGTGCGTCAAGTCAACGATGGGTTCGCTGCTCTCCGCCGACACATACCTGAAGAAGTGGCAGCCGCATTTGAAAACGCTAACTCTAACCGTGGACCAAACAAGAAGCTGAGCAAAGTGGAAACTTTACGTATGGCGGTAGAATACATTCGTAACTTGGAAAATCTATTGAACATCGGTCATGCTGATAAAGAGAATTCGTCTCGTCCGTCAATGGAATCTTTCCCGTCTCCAGCATCTTCATCTCCGAGGGAGAACAGCCAGGAAAGAAGTTATTATTCACTGAATTCTCCTGCCATTGACGATGAGGACATGGATGAAGATGAACTGGATGGATCGATTCATCTTCCACGACAACAGTATGTTGACCTTCCAGCagaatcatttaatttagttgctACACCACATTTGtatgaagaagaagaaaatgGTGGGCAGCCTCTCACACCATCATCGGACCTCCTCGGACAGGATGAAGTAAACTCCCATCTTTTAGAAGGACACTTCACCTTCCCGAATTCGGCTGAACAGTTTACAGTGATTCCAGAACAAAACTATCTTAGTGAAAACGATGTACCAGTGAGCGAGAGTGACTTCGAAGTGAAATATTCAGAAACTATCAATCAGCAACTGCATGGTTTCAACGAGGAATCAAATCTTGAGACGATTGATCCGGGCTTGATTTTAATGAACAATGAGTATAAATTCAAGGAAGAGGAAACTTCGTTCGCTGATTACAACGATGAGATAGACCTCAAGAAGGAACTACCTGATATTCATGTCACGCCTGAAGATAGAGAACAGTTCGAAGAGACGTTGAAATGGTGGCAAGAGAAGACCAGACAAGCCCGTCCTTTAGCTAAACAACAGTAA